DNA sequence from the Geobacter sp. AOG2 genome:
CATGGTGCGCAAGGAGGGAAACCGGGTCGAACTCCGCCCCATTGCCGGCACTCGCCCCCGCGGCGCCACGCCCCAAGAGGATGCGCGACTGGCCGAGGAATTGCTGGACGACCCTAAGGAGCGGGCCGAACATGTCATGCTGGTGGACCTGGGACGAAACGATCTGGGCAGAGTCTGCTCCACCGGGTCGGTCAGCGTTTCGGAACTGATGGTCATCGAGCGCTACTCCCACGTCATGCACATCGTGTCCAACGTGCAGGGCCGGTTGGACGAAGGCCATGATGCCTTCGATGTCGTGCGGGCTACGTTTCCGGCCGGTACCCTCTCCGGGGCACCGAAGATCAGGGCCATGGAGATCATCGACGAATTGGAACCGGTTCGCCGCGAAATCTACGGTGGCGCCGTGGGGTACTTCTCCTTTTCCGGCAACATGGACTTGGCCATCACCATCCGCACCTTGGTCATAAAGGACGGCATGGTGCACCTCCAGGCTGGAGGCGGAGTTGTGGCCGACTCCGACCCGGCGGCAGAATGGCAGGAGACAGTCAACAAGGCCATGGCCGCCCGGCGGGCGATCGAGATTGCCGAGAAAGGGCTTGAATAACATGCTGCTGATGATCGACAACTACGATTCCTTCACGTTTAATATCGTCCAGTATTTCGGCCAATTGGGCGAGGATGTACGCATCTTTCGCAACGACAAGATCACCCTGGAAGAGATCGAGGCCCTCCAACCGGGACGGCTGGTAATCTCTCCCGGCCCCTGTTCCCCCAGTGAAGCGGGCATATCGGTACGCGCGATCAAGCACTTCGCCGGCCGGATTCCGATTTTGGGCGTCTGCCTCGGCCATCAGGCCATCGGGGAGGCATTTGGGGGAAACGTGGTCCGCAGTGTTTCCCTGATGCATGGCAAGACTTCGCCGATCATCCACGATGGCCGGGAACTCTTTGCCGGTCTGCCGAACCCTTTTCAGGCCACCCGCTACCACTCCTTGGTGGTGGAGCGCAGCAGCTTACCCGACTGCCTTGAGGTCACCGCATGGGTTGAAAATGGCGAGATTATGGGGATGCGGCACCAAACCTTCCCTATCTGGGGTGTGCAGTTCCATCCCGAGTCGATTCTTACCGAAGGCGGGATGAAACTGCTGGAGAACTTCCTGAAGATAAGCCGCCAGTAAAGACAATCGGCAAAGACACATCTGCCACAGAGACACGGAGACACAGAGAAAAACAAAAGACTCCAACAGGCTGAAAACTGGATTCGAGTTATTCTCTCTTGAAGTCGTTACGCCTTTCTCTGAGTACCTCTGTGTCCCCGTGTCTCTGTGGCAAATTATGGTATTTTTATCACAAAAAAGCCCACCGGAAAGAATCCGGCGGGCTTTTGTTGTTTTACGATGAATCAGGACTTAGGCAGCCTTCACGGTTACCTTGAGGTTAGCAACGATTTCGGGGTGGATCTTGACTGGAACACTGACCTCGCCTACCTGTTTGATCGGCTCGGCAAGAACGATCTTTTTACGGTCGATATCAAAGCCTTTTCCCGTGAGGAATGCGGCGATCTCCATATTGGTAACGGAACCGAAGAGTTTCCCTTCCTCGCCAGCCTGGTGGACTAGATCAATGGCGAGCCCTTCCAGCTTGGCAGCCAGGGCACGGGCGGATTCCAGGGCTTTGTTCTTCTTGTAGGCCAACTGACGCTTGGCGTGCTCAAGCGCCTTGGCGTTCTTCTCGGTGGCCTCTATGGCGAAGCCCTTGGGGACCAAATAGTTGCGGGCATAGCCGGGGGCAACCTTGACGATGTCGCCGATGTGACCGAGGGTTTCGATGTTCTCCTTCAGAATGACCTTCATACTTCTCTCCTTTCGAGCCTGATTATTACAGGTTTTCCTGTTTTTTGGGGGTGCGGAAGTCTCCCCAGATATCAAATATACCGATGGCGGCAACAAAGGCCGCAAGATACGGTTGAACGAGCAGCATCACCCAAAGAAACACACGTATGATGCCGGTAAAGGCCTGCCGGGCAATAATCGCCAGAATTACTGCCAGACCCTGCAAAAAATAGAGTGTTGTCATTATTACCAGCAGATTGAGAGCCGGTATCGTGACAAGCAGACTGGGAACCAGCATGGCAAAGCCAGCGACAATCAGAACCCAGACTAGTGGTTCCGGTAGCCGAAGTTCCCTGAAGTCGCCCAACTGGAAGCGGTACCCCATCAGGAAGGCCGGCCGGCGTATCAGAGCCAGATTGCATCCTGCCACGATCCCCAGCAGAATCGTCACCAATGACGGATAGATTCTGATAACCAGGGCGGCGGCCAAATCCATGGACTGCTTAACCATGGACAAATCTTCCCCTTTGACGCCGCTCTTTTCATACAGGGCCAGCGCCCGGGAGATACTCGTTGAGATCTCGCCGGAAAGGGATTGATGCAGATTCAGTCCGCTGACCTGGGTAAAAATAAAAGCGGCAGCGGCCAAGACCGCCACACTGACACCTGTTGTCCAGGCAATGGTCCGGGCTGCGCCATAACCCCGCAACAGCAATTCCGGCAGCACCAGGGCGATAATCCCGCACTGCAACAGATATACTGCCGCCGCATTGACCCCGAATACCGCCGTCAAAGCGGTAACAGCGGTCAGAAGGATGATGAGCGCAATGCTACGCCCATGGCGCAAACGGAAATACATCACCGGGAACGGTGCCAGAATCCCCGAAAAGAAACCGACGGGCGGTATCACGAAAGACGCCGCAAACAACGCGAACGTTCCTGCGGCGCCCACCAAAACTGCTGTAAGCCGTGCCATGACGGAACCGGCCCTTGTGCTCAAGTCCATTCAGCCCCTAGGACAGCGCATGGTTTGAGGCAATCGGCAAGAGCGCCAGGTTACGGGCGCGCTTGATGGCCTCGGTAATTTCCCTCTGGTGCTTCGCGCAATTACCGGAAATACGACGGGGAACGATCTTGCCGCGCTCCGAGATAAAGTAGCGGAGGGTACGAGGTTCTTTGTAATCAATGGTCAGGTTCTTCTCGGCGCAGAAACGGCAAACCTTCCTGCGCTGAAACGGACGACGCTTGCGGGGGCCGCCGGGGCCGCCGGAGGGGCGCTGACCGCCGGAGCCGCCTGCCGGACGCTGATATGGGGTGCTGGGTCTTTCGTCGCTCATGATAGTATATCCTCCAGGAAATTATTCGTTTGCCGCTTCAACGACAACAGCTGCCTCTTCAACAGCCTCGACCGTTTCAGCTTCAGCCACGGGAGCCTTCTTCTCGACAGCCTTCTCGGGCTCCCCGGTAATGTTGACGCTTTGGTACCGGAGCACCTTTTCGTTAAGCCTGAGACGCCGTTCCAACTCGGCGATCATCTCCGGCCCACCATCAAAGCGCAGGTAGTAGTAGCGCCCCCTGGCAAACTTCCTGATGGGGTATGCCAGTTTCCTGACACCCCAGTCGTCCAGCCTGAAGCACTCGCCATTGTACGACGAGATGACCTCTTGAATCTTGGCGCCGATGTTTTTTATCTCGTCTTCGCCAAGTTCCGGCTGGAGGATGAAAATGGTTTCATACTTCCTCATGTGATTATTCCTCCTCACGGTTTTCGAGCCCCGGTCCTGCCCGGAGCAAGGAGATGCGGCACGGATGCCGTCTTTTAAAGAACAGGTTATATACAATATTTTCCTGGTGATTGCAAACTATTTATCAAAAACCGAACCAGTTCGAGTCACCTCCCCAGCGGGGGAAGGCTGGAGTAGGGGAAAACACTTCATACTGCCCGTCGAACCCGAATTTTTTTGATTAACTCGACCGGATGATAGGACAGTTTGGCATTACGCAACCCGGCATCCCCCAGGTCCTGTTCGCGGTTCACGAATCGACAGTCCTCAAACAAGAGACGGCTGAACTCACGGTTGATAAGCTGTGACAGACCTTCCATGAAGGGATCGGTTTTTTCAAAATGACACACCGCAGTATCGGTGTTGAGCCGCTCCCCAAGGCTAAAAGCCTTGACCTCCCCGTCAACGGTTACTACTACTCCTTCCAGTCCCAGCAGTTCCGCCTTTTCCACAGCCTCGGCGGTGGCCTCGACCTCCAGTCCGAAAGAGGGTTTCTCCTCCCCGGCAACCATGCCCCTCCATACTTCCAGCAGGTTACGGCACCCAACCCGATACTGTTCCGAGAATGGCACCACATCGTAATCGTGGCGGATGGCAAAATAGTTGATACGATTCTTTTTCTTATGGAAGCGATTACCCGGCAGGGTGGCCAGTTCTTCCCGCAAGTAGAGATAATCGAACGCATCCCGCTCCTCGACCGCGACCACCCCTCCCCGCTTCAGGCACCGCTCCGCGAGTGTTTCATCTGCACCATAGAGATCCAAGTTGTCGCCCCACATCGCCTCAAGAGCCTCTTCCACGTCACCCCCCAGAGGCGGCATGCAGTATCGCTCGCCCGAATAGCCGCGCCCCAGCACCACCAGGGATTCCCCCACCATGGTCAACCGGTAGTCATGGGCGGCACGAAACAAGTACAAGCCCGCAAAGGTCAACTCGGATACGCGGGGCTGAAGAATGGAGAATTTAACGTCCAGCAAGGCCTTGTCGGCAAGATCGAGCGGCTTCGACTCGGGGTAGGACGGAATTTCCATTGAGTTCTCCAGAATGGTTGTAGTAATAATATCAGGATAATCTTACCAGAAAAGGCACCAGGGAGGAAACAACCATGGCAATCGCCACCAAAATCGCCGGATTCATCTCACGCTCATCCTGGATTCGCAAGATGTTCGAGGAGGGAGAAGTCCTGCGCGAGGAATACGGTGCCGACAACGTCTACGATTTCACCTTGGGAAACCCGGATGTGGACCCGCCCGAAGCCTTCAACCGCGAGTTATTGACCTTGGCGCAGCATCCCCTGCCCGGCATGCACAGCTACATGAACAATGCAGGGTACGCTGAAACCCGGGCCGCCGTGGCTGCGAAACTGGCCAGGGATTCCGGGCTGCCGGTCACAGCCTCCCACGTTGTAATGACCTGCGGCGCGGGAGGGGCGCTCAACGTGGTGCTCAAGACCATCCTCAATCCGGGGGAAGAGGTCATCATTCTGGCCCCTTATTTTGTGGAATACAAATTCTATATCGACAATCACGGCGGAATTCCGGTGGAGGTCTGGACCGACCGCGCCACCTTCCAACTCGACATCGGCGCCATTGAGAAGGCGCTCACACTAAAGACGCGGGCAATCATCATTTGCTCACCCAACAACCCGACCGGGGTTGTCTACTCGGCGGAAAGCCTGCGCCAACTCGGCGAACTTCTGCAAAAGGCCCAACAGAAGACCAGCCACCACATCTATGTTATTTCCGATGAACCCTATGCCCGCATCTCCTATGACGGCAGACATGTCCCCAATATTTTCCCTCTGGTGGAAAACGCCGTCATCGTCACATCCCACAGCAAGGATCTGGCCCTGCCAGGGGAGCGGATCGGCTACCTGGCCATCAACCCCACCATGGCCACCGCCATGCAATTCATGGAAGGCGCCATCTTCAGCAATCGGGTGCTGGGTTTTGTCAATGCGCCAGCCCTCATGCAGCGCTTGGTGGCTAAATTACAGGACGAATCGGTGGATATCGGCCTGTATCAGACAAAACGCGATCTTCTGGTCAACGAACTGACGTCAATGGGGTTCGAACTAGTCAAACCGGACGGCGCCTTTTATCTTTTTCCCGTCTCACCGCTGGCTGATGACGTGGCATTCATCAAACTGGCCCAGAAACACCGCATCCTCCTGGTGCCGGGAAGCGGATTCGGGGCACCGGGCTTTTTCAGGATCGCCTACTGCGTGGACAAAGGGATGATCGAACGGAGCCTGCCGGCTTGGCGCGCGCTGGCCAAAGAGGTGGGATTGCGAGGGTAGACTCTTACGGAAAAATTATCAACCTCCTGATGAAACACCAAGGTTGTTCAAAAATAATCAGATCGTCGCACTCGCAGAATGCCCCGAGGAGGCGTAGCAGAGCTACGCCTCACGAAAGAGCGTTCGAGGACGGCGGCGAGATGGCTGTTTTTCAACAACCTTTTTAATCCCGGTAACGCTTCAACAGATCCCCATAGGCGTCGATACGCCGGTCGCGCAGAAACGGCCAGATGCGCCGCACGGTCTCGCTCCGTCCCAGATCCAGGTCCACCAACAGAATTTCCTCGTTCTCCCGTGAAGCCTCGGCCAGCAGTTCCCCCTGTGGCCCGGCTGCAAAGCTGCTCCCCCAAAATTTGATCCCGGTCTCGGGATGAAGGGGCGACGGTTCGAACCCGACCCGGTTGACGGCCAGAAGCGGCAAACCGTTGGCCACGGCATGGCCGCGCTGGACGGTGATCCAAGCGTCACGCTGGCGCTCCTGCTCCGCCGTACTGTCGGCCGGGTCCCAACCGATGGCGGTTGGGTAGATCAGAAGGTCGGCCCCGGCCAGGGCCATCAATCGGGCCGCCTCGGGATACCACTGATCCCAGCAGACCAGAACCCCGAGCGTCCCGACCGAGGTCTTCACCGGATTGAATCCCAGGTCGCCGGGGGTAAAATAAAACTTTTCGTAAAAACCGGGATCGTCAGGGATATGCATCTTGCGGTAAACGCCGGCCGTGGAGCCGTCGTTTTCAAAGACCACGGCGGTGTTGTGGTACAGTCCGGGAGCGCGGCGTTCGAAGAGCGAGGCCACAATGACCACTCCCAGCTCGCCGGCCAGGCCGGCAATGACGCGACTGTCGGCGCCGGGGATCGTCTCTGCCATGTCGAACAGGTCTGGATCCTCGACCTGGCAGAAGTATGGGCCGGCATGTAATTCCTGCAGAACCACCAGGAGCGCCCCGTCGGCTACAGCCCGCCTGATCATGGCGCAGGTCTTGCCCAAGGTTGCGTCCTTGTCGTTGCTGCATGTCTGCTGGATCAACGCCGTTCTGAGGGACCTCACGGCAACACCCCCTGAGGTAACTGCATGGTCACGCAGTGCAGCGAACCGTGCTGCTCCAGGAGCGGCAGACAGTCGATGCCGATGACCTCCCGGCCGGGAAAGGCTTGGCCTATGCATTCCATGGCGAGCCCATCCTTTTCCTCATCCCGGTAGGCAGGGACCAGCACGGCACCGTTGATCACCAGGAAATTAGCATAGGTAGCCGGCAAACGGTGGGCTTGGTCGTCGAAACGAGCCTTGGGCCAGGGAAGCGGGATCAAGCGATAAGGGGAGCCGTCCGGGGCCCGGAAGGCCGCCAATTCTCCCTCCATCAGCTTCAGTGCTTGGTAGTGTTCGTCCCGTGGGTCGTCACATGCTGTGTAGACGATGGTATTGCCCGGACAGATACGCGCCAGGGTGTCGATATGGGAGTCAGTATCGTCTCCGGCCAAAAAGCCGTGATTGAGCCACAGTACGCGCCGTGCCCCCAGAAGGGCGGCCAGAGCCTGCTCAACCTCGCTCTTATCCAGTTGTGGGTTGCGGTTGGGCGAAAGAAGGCATTCGGTGGTAGTCAGGATGGTCCCGAGGCCGTCGCTCTCAATGCTGCCCCCTTCCAGAATCAGGCCCACGGTTTTGAGATTGGGGGTGAGCGCGCCCAACTCCTTGAGCCGCTTGGAAATCAGGTTATCGTGATTGGCGGCGAACTTGAGCCCCCAGCCGTTGAAACCGAAGTCCAGAAGCACTGGTTTGCCGTTGAAGATCACCGTGATGGGGCCAAAGTCCCGCGCCCAGGTATCATTGGTGGGCAGTTCGCAGATAACCACCCTTTCCAGGTCGATGCCGGAACCGGCCAGGTAGTTGCGGGCAGAAGCGGCACTGGGCGCGACCAACACCACTCGCTCAAAGCGGGTAATCCGGAGGATAATCTCCGCAAAAACCGGACGGACGTCGTCCAGCATATAGGCCCAATCGGTGTCCTCATGGGGCCAGGCCAGCAGGACGCCGTCCTGCACTTCCCACTCGGCGGATAATCTCGGATTCACGGTCTCATCTCCTGTTGAGGTAAGTCTCATCCTTGTTTGCCAGGACGGTGGACAGTATAGTATGGTGAAACCTCACCACGCAAGCCCACTTTTTCTCCGGCGGGGAAAACCAGCCGGAACGCCTTTGTTTTGACTCATGCACTCCAAGAAAGTCCTTCAGCAAAAAACGACTATTTTCTTTCATCTTAAGTCGTGGTAATTATAAAAGCTGCCAAGTTCGGCACTCACAAGTTAATAAAGAAATTCAATATATATAAACAAAGGCCGCTAATGGTCAGCCTCGTCATTATCTCCAACAGCCCAAAAACAGCACATATCAAGCAATATCTCCAAGCAACGATCAAGGTTACGGTCGACGTGGTGGCCGATATCGACCAAGCGCTGCAGGATATTTTCGTAAAACGTCCGACTGTCGTCTGCATCCAGAACCGACTCTCGGATATCAATGCCGATGAAATTGCCCGGCATATCCAGATGCTGTTCAGAAAAGATGCGCCCTCCTTCATTCTGATGCACGAGGGGGACGACAACGCCAAACCGGTCGCCGGACTGTTCGAGCACCTGCTCGACCTGACACTGCCCGAGACGAAACTGGCCAAGACCCTTGGTGCCGCCCTCAAATCGATTCTCGGCACCCAGTGGGAAGACACCTGCTTGTCACCGCCCCCTCCTAAGGGCAAGCAGCCTCAAACAGCCGGTATCACACTGAATCGCCCCCGGGAATATTCCGCTGTCGAAGAACATGACGCATTCGTACTCGTAAACTCGTTGGATGAATTCATGACAACCATGCCCGAGGCCCAGGTCAGGGGACTGGAGAACGGCGTTCACCCGGATCAAGAACCGGCGGCTGCCTCCCCCGCCACGAAGCCTCTCGACACTGCCCCCCGCAAAAACACTCCGTCCCGACAATTACCCGTCGAACACGAGAAAACGGCCAAACAGATGGGGCATGAAACCTCTTTTCCAGAAGAAACAGTGATTCCGTCCAGGACCATCGCGCCCTCACCCCCGCTTTCAGTGCGCCCAACTTCACCCCCCCTGCCGGCAGCCCCCCCACCCCCTGTGGCCAAGGCAGTACCACAAGACCATCGCCCAGTGTCGAAGCCTGCGGTTTCGCCCCCGTCTATCACAACGCCGCCGGGTGATTTCCGCATTACCGCGGCGGCTACAGCAGCAGCCGGGCGGGAACAGAGTGATATAGCCCCGTTCATTGAGAGCTTTGAACTGCCGGACAGGAGATGGAGGCGCCGTGTGGGTATCGCCCTGGCCATGGCGACCTGTGCCGTTGCCTGGTATCTGCTGCGGCAGAAACCGGGGGCGGCAACGAAGCTGCAAAAGCCGGCGCCCGTCGCGGTAGCCATTCAAAAGACTGCTTCGAGCGTGCACCATCCCATCGGAAATACGGATGCCCCTCTGCCGGCATTTATTCCTGCTGATGGCCGTGACAACGTCTATACAGCCCGGCACCCGGGCTGGGAACGTTATGCGGGAGCAGATTACGAATGCCGGATATTCCGGGAAAACAACCGCATCAAGGCTGTCCAGGTGTTGCCGGCTAAACGGCAAAGCCTCGATGAGGAGTTTCTGAAAAAAGTGCTGACAGAACTGGTGGGCAACGACCATTTCCGGGTGACCTCACGGGAGAACGTACAGGATTACCTGATAGAGCGTGGCAGTGTGGCCGACAAGGCAGACCTGATGCTCTACATTCGAAAATCGAAATTGCACGCCTTTGTCGTATCCCTGATTTAAAACAACCGTCACATTTTTTCAACCTTGCTGGATTTATACATTTGTCGGCCTTGGCCCCTGAGCGGGCTCGACTTTGATCAGAGGCCGACCATGGAGATGCAATGTTCTCATCATATGTCCGTACCACGCTGGTTTTCCTACTCATCATTGCCGCTTCGATAACCGCACAACCCTTGCACGCCGCCATGGACCCGCGTTTCGAACTGAGCCCCCAGACACTTGAGGCTACCACGACCCGCAAGCCTGCGGCCAAAAGCGGCAGGCATGCCGCCCGGCCACGCTCCCGCCAACTGCCGCAAAATGGCACAATCTATACCATAAAAGCCGGCGACAATCTTCACAAGGTCCTGGTACGACATTTCGGCATAAAAGATAATGAGACAGAAACACTGATCGAAAAAATCTGCCGCAAGAACAATATCAGGGATATCAGACGCCTGAAGGTCGGCCAACGTATAGTGATTCCTGCCTTTGACCGCAAGGCGGAAGGTGCGGCCACGGTGTACGAGACGGACAGGGTTGCTTCGGCCACACCCGACGTAGACGCGCCTGAAGCCACGGGGAGGGCATTTAGCCTGACGCCCCCCTCTGTGCCTGCACTTGATGGGCAGGAAACCCTTCGGCAGATCAAAAGTGTCTGGGATCGGGTCGTGCCCTCGAAGAGCGAGTTGAGCAAGCCGCTCACGCTTCATTCGCCCACATTCACCCTGACCCTCGATCCTCAGCGTTATCCCATGTACGCCACCATGGATGGCGGCCGGATCTTGGTGGACCGTAAAAAGACCATCCCTCCCCTGATCAAATCGCTGATTGAAGAAAAGGAGCCGTCGGTCCATATCGTATCCGAATCGCCGGCAGACACCAGGCAGCTTTTGGCCACCATGCTTGAAGCGGCCGGATTCTATTCGGTGGAGGAAAACTTCAACATGGAGTTCGGAGTCGACCCTAAGGTAACCGTCCACTCCGATTTCAAGATAGAAAAGGCGGCCGACAGCCTGGTCAATCAGGATGTCGTTTTGTTGAACAACGGACGGCAGCCCCTGCCAACCACCTTGCGGGGGGTGCTTAAAAAAGAAGGCTTTACGGTCTACGAACCGTTTGCCGCGCCCGGACCGCTCATCGTTCGCCCGGCCCGCAACATCGGACAGATAGGGATCTCCACTCAACCCAAAATGGTGGATGCCATCCTGGCGTCTTTGGCGGTATCACCCGAACGTGATCGATCCCTAGACGTCTTTGGGGCGGACGACAACGGCATCTCCCTTTCCGTCAGGGCCGACCGGTCATTCGTCCGCGGCGGACAAAAGTACGTCATCACCCGCTTTGACGGCGATGCGGTCACCTACACCCTCTTCCGTATCCTGGAAACCAAGGGGTATCGGGTCATTACCCTCGACAGACAGGACGATTTCCGCAAGAGCACGGAAAAAATCCTCGCGGGAATGAAGATCCGGAACACCTATGGCCGACATGACCTGATCCGCGAGGAAGGACTCCCCTATTCGGTACAGATGTCGGGGTTCTGGTTGGACGACCCTTCCCTGCCCGGCGGCAGTCTGTTCCTTACCGATCTGGCCATTGACCAGGTCGTACGCAGCCTTCTGTTGGAAAACGGTTTCAACATTTACACAAAATAAAGGTATACGAACGCATGATCGTGAAAAAAGTTGGTGAAATATTAATCGAGCAGGAGCTGATTACCCAGGAGCAGCTCCAACAGGCGCTCGAACTGCAAAAAAACATTCCCGACCAGACGATCGGGCAACTGCTCTGCAAACTCGGATTCATACGGGAAAGCGACCTGCGTTTCGTGCTCGACCAGAAAAACAAGCGGCCGGAGCTGGTCGATATCCTCATGAGGGACGGCCTGCTGGATCAACCGAAGATACGGCACGCCCGGGAGATCGGTAAACAACACAACATCCCTCTTGAGAAGGCGCTGATCAAGTTACGTTATATCGATGAAGAACAACTCGCCCAAGCGGTGGCAACACAATATGACCTGCCGTATGTCACCATAAACTGCCGGGATCTGGATGTGGTCCTCTCCCAGTACATCAGCGTCGTCTACGCCCAAAAACACCGCATCGCTCCCATCTCCAAGATCGGCAATACACTGACACTGGCCATGAGCGCCCCCCTCAGGCAGATTGACATCAGGGAACTGGAAGACAGCATCCGCCTGAGGATCATTGCCGTAATCGCCACTGAAAGTGATATCCGGGTGGCACACCAGCAACTTTACAACGTCGCAAACGCAGGAACAACGACCAGCGCCAGTGACGAGGTAAATCTGGACATCCTGCCGGACAGTATCGTCGATCTGCTCAGCAAGACATCCCTCGGCGACGAGCCCGACATAGAGGAAGAGACCAAAAAGGTCACAGAGAAGGATAGCGTCATCGTCAAACTGGTCAACAAGATCATCTACGACGCCTATGTCAAAAAAGCCTCCGACATCCACATCGAACCCTACCCCGGCAAAAAGGACGTCGTGGTACGCACCCGCATCGACGGCCAGTGTTCCATCTACCAGAAGATCCCATACAAATATAAGTTTGCAATCCCTTCCCGCCTCAAGATCATGGCCGACCTGGATATCGCAGAACGACGCAAGCCCCAGGACGGCAAGATCGAATTCAAAAAATTCGGACCGTTGGACATCGAACTGCGTGTGGCAACCATGCCGACGGTCGGCGGACTGGAAGACATTGTCATCCGTGTCTTGTCCAGCGGCGAACCGATCGGTTTCAAGGACTTGGGTCTGTCCGACCGAAACATGCATGTCTTCGAAGAGGCTCTCAAGAGTCCCCACGGCCTGGTCCTGGTCGTTGGCCCGACCGGTTCCGGCAAAACCACAACTCTGCATTCTGCCCTGGCCACGATCAACCAGCCCACCCGCAAGATCTGGACGGCAGAGGACCCGGTGGAGATCACCCAGCCGGGCCTGCGTCAAGTGCAGGTAAATGCGCGCATCGGCTTCACTTTCGCCACCGCCCTGCGTTCATTCCTGCGGCTCGACCCGGATGTCATCATGGTCGGCGAGATGCGCGACGAGGAAACAGCTGGTATTGCCATTGAGGCCTCGCTGACCGGCCACCTGGTATTTTCAACGCTGCACACCAATTCAGCACCCGAGACGGTTACCCGACTTCTGGAAATGGGGCTCGATCCTTACGGCTTTTCTGACTCACTGCTCTGCGTCCTGGCCCAACGACTGGCTCGTCGACTCTGCCCCGACTGCAAGGAGAGCTATCAGCCTACAGAACCCGAAATCGGTGAGTACATCGACGAGTACGGTCAGGAGGATTTCACCCTGAGCGGCATAAAACGGGAGGGACTGACCCTCTATCGTGCAGTGGGTTGCGAACGCTGCGGGCACAGTGGTTATCGCGGGCGGCTCGGCATTCACGAGGTACTGGACTGCACCTCTCAGTTGAAGAGCCTGATCAAGCGCCGGGCGCATACGGATTCAATCTATGAGCAGGCGGTGACAGACGGCATGACCAGTCTCAAACAGGACGGCATCATAAAGGTGCTGCAGGGGCT
Encoded proteins:
- a CDS encoding aminodeoxychorismate/anthranilate synthase component II — its product is MLLMIDNYDSFTFNIVQYFGQLGEDVRIFRNDKITLEEIEALQPGRLVISPGPCSPSEAGISVRAIKHFAGRIPILGVCLGHQAIGEAFGGNVVRSVSLMHGKTSPIIHDGRELFAGLPNPFQATRYHSLVVERSSLPDCLEVTAWVENGEIMGMRHQTFPIWGVQFHPESILTEGGMKLLENFLKISRQ
- the rplI gene encoding 50S ribosomal protein L9, with the translated sequence MKVILKENIETLGHIGDIVKVAPGYARNYLVPKGFAIEATEKNAKALEHAKRQLAYKKNKALESARALAAKLEGLAIDLVHQAGEEGKLFGSVTNMEIAAFLTGKGFDIDRKKIVLAEPIKQVGEVSVPVKIHPEIVANLKVTVKAA
- a CDS encoding YybS family protein — its product is MARLTAVLVGAAGTFALFAASFVIPPVGFFSGILAPFPVMYFRLRHGRSIALIILLTAVTALTAVFGVNAAAVYLLQCGIIALVLPELLLRGYGAARTIAWTTGVSVAVLAAAAFIFTQVSGLNLHQSLSGEISTSISRALALYEKSGVKGEDLSMVKQSMDLAAALVIRIYPSLVTILLGIVAGCNLALIRRPAFLMGYRFQLGDFRELRLPEPLVWVLIVAGFAMLVPSLLVTIPALNLLVIMTTLYFLQGLAVILAIIARQAFTGIIRVFLWVMLLVQPYLAAFVAAIGIFDIWGDFRTPKKQENL
- the rpsR gene encoding 30S ribosomal protein S18, with translation MSDERPSTPYQRPAGGSGGQRPSGGPGGPRKRRPFQRRKVCRFCAEKNLTIDYKEPRTLRYFISERGKIVPRRISGNCAKHQREITEAIKRARNLALLPIASNHALS
- the rpsF gene encoding 30S ribosomal protein S6 is translated as MRKYETIFILQPELGEDEIKNIGAKIQEVISSYNGECFRLDDWGVRKLAYPIRKFARGRYYYLRFDGGPEMIAELERRLRLNEKVLRYQSVNITGEPEKAVEKKAPVAEAETVEAVEEAAVVVEAANE
- a CDS encoding DUF2156 domain-containing protein, which codes for MEIPSYPESKPLDLADKALLDVKFSILQPRVSELTFAGLYLFRAAHDYRLTMVGESLVVLGRGYSGERYCMPPLGGDVEEALEAMWGDNLDLYGADETLAERCLKRGGVVAVEERDAFDYLYLREELATLPGNRFHKKKNRINYFAIRHDYDVVPFSEQYRVGCRNLLEVWRGMVAGEEKPSFGLEVEATAEAVEKAELLGLEGVVVTVDGEVKAFSLGERLNTDTAVCHFEKTDPFMEGLSQLINREFSRLLFEDCRFVNREQDLGDAGLRNAKLSYHPVELIKKIRVRRAV
- a CDS encoding pyridoxal phosphate-dependent aminotransferase; the protein is MAIATKIAGFISRSSWIRKMFEEGEVLREEYGADNVYDFTLGNPDVDPPEAFNRELLTLAQHPLPGMHSYMNNAGYAETRAAVAAKLARDSGLPVTASHVVMTCGAGGALNVVLKTILNPGEEVIILAPYFVEYKFYIDNHGGIPVEVWTDRATFQLDIGAIEKALTLKTRAIIICSPNNPTGVVYSAESLRQLGELLQKAQQKTSHHIYVISDEPYARISYDGRHVPNIFPLVENAVIVTSHSKDLALPGERIGYLAINPTMATAMQFMEGAIFSNRVLGFVNAPALMQRLVAKLQDESVDIGLYQTKRDLLVNELTSMGFELVKPDGAFYLFPVSPLADDVAFIKLAQKHRILLVPGSGFGAPGFFRIAYCVDKGMIERSLPAWRALAKEVGLRG
- a CDS encoding carbon-nitrogen hydrolase translates to MRSLRTALIQQTCSNDKDATLGKTCAMIRRAVADGALLVVLQELHAGPYFCQVEDPDLFDMAETIPGADSRVIAGLAGELGVVIVASLFERRAPGLYHNTAVVFENDGSTAGVYRKMHIPDDPGFYEKFYFTPGDLGFNPVKTSVGTLGVLVCWDQWYPEAARLMALAGADLLIYPTAIGWDPADSTAEQERQRDAWITVQRGHAVANGLPLLAVNRVGFEPSPLHPETGIKFWGSSFAAGPQGELLAEASRENEEILLVDLDLGRSETVRRIWPFLRDRRIDAYGDLLKRYRD
- a CDS encoding agmatine/peptidylarginine deiminase produces the protein MNPRLSAEWEVQDGVLLAWPHEDTDWAYMLDDVRPVFAEIILRITRFERVVLVAPSAASARNYLAGSGIDLERVVICELPTNDTWARDFGPITVIFNGKPVLLDFGFNGWGLKFAANHDNLISKRLKELGALTPNLKTVGLILEGGSIESDGLGTILTTTECLLSPNRNPQLDKSEVEQALAALLGARRVLWLNHGFLAGDDTDSHIDTLARICPGNTIVYTACDDPRDEHYQALKLMEGELAAFRAPDGSPYRLIPLPWPKARFDDQAHRLPATYANFLVINGAVLVPAYRDEEKDGLAMECIGQAFPGREVIGIDCLPLLEQHGSLHCVTMQLPQGVLP